From a region of the Hymenobacter jejuensis genome:
- a CDS encoding PP2C family protein-serine/threonine phosphatase: MPEPTISIEKKLFLRERELGALLEITQAINHDPTEDSLYKIFQFTLLGQLNIRRLVLYVLEEGQWQCVVSFGADLADFRQVPLPEAIINACTSASCPIPSLNLGKEWKQLETVIPVAQNGEVLAYVLIGNVNMDYVSEEATKFLETLSNILIGAIENRRLGRQRVAAAAIRKEIEIAQEVQTMLFPRHLPNNEYVAVHASYVPHTAIGGDYYDVVPIDDDRFLFCVADVSGKGVPASLLMSNFQAGLRTLLRQQADLATVVAELNNLIYRNAVSEKFITAFFGLYNRTTRTLQYVNAGHNSPIMLLDEAEGFQLLADGTTMLGIFDELPFLNVQTVPVPPRSLLLTYTDGLTEVFDQEGEEYGEEGVLRFLQRSRYVPLAKLHKELLKEIQCFNADGNHFADDITILSCRFK; encoded by the coding sequence ATGCCTGAACCAACCATTTCCATTGAAAAAAAGCTCTTTCTGCGGGAGCGGGAATTGGGCGCACTGCTTGAAATCACGCAGGCCATCAACCACGACCCTACGGAGGATTCGCTGTATAAAATCTTTCAGTTCACGCTGTTAGGGCAGCTTAACATCCGACGCCTGGTGCTGTACGTGCTGGAAGAAGGGCAGTGGCAATGCGTCGTTTCGTTTGGAGCCGACCTAGCCGATTTTCGCCAGGTGCCGTTGCCTGAAGCCATTATCAATGCCTGCACCTCGGCTTCGTGCCCCATTCCGAGCCTGAACCTGGGGAAAGAATGGAAGCAGCTTGAAACCGTGATTCCGGTGGCGCAAAACGGCGAGGTGCTGGCCTACGTGCTCATCGGCAACGTGAACATGGACTACGTGAGCGAGGAGGCGACCAAGTTTCTGGAAACGCTCAGCAACATCCTCATCGGGGCCATCGAAAACCGCCGGCTGGGCCGGCAGCGCGTAGCCGCCGCCGCCATCCGCAAGGAAATCGAGATTGCGCAGGAAGTGCAGACCATGCTGTTTCCACGGCATCTGCCTAATAATGAATACGTTGCCGTGCACGCGAGCTACGTGCCGCACACGGCCATCGGGGGCGACTACTACGACGTGGTGCCCATCGACGACGACCGTTTTCTGTTCTGCGTGGCCGACGTGTCGGGTAAAGGGGTGCCGGCTTCGCTGCTGATGTCGAACTTTCAGGCGGGCTTGCGCACGCTGCTTCGGCAGCAGGCCGACCTGGCTACGGTGGTGGCAGAGCTGAACAATCTGATTTACCGCAACGCCGTTTCGGAGAAGTTCATCACGGCGTTTTTTGGACTTTACAACCGCACTACCCGCACGCTGCAATACGTGAATGCTGGGCACAATTCGCCCATCATGCTGCTCGACGAAGCCGAAGGCTTCCAATTGCTGGCCGACGGTACCACCATGCTGGGCATTTTCGACGAGCTGCCCTTCCTGAATGTGCAAACCGTACCCGTGCCGCCCCGTTCGCTGCTCCTAACCTACACCGACGGCCTAACTGAAGTCTTTGATCAAGAAGGCGAGGAGTACGGTGAAGAAGGCGTGCTACGCTTCCTGCAACGGTCGCGCTACGTGCCGTTGGCCAAGCTGCACAAGGAACTGCTCAAGGAAATTCAGTGCTTCAACGCCGACGGCAACCACTTCGCCGACGACATTACCATTCTGAGCTGCCGGTTTAAGTAA